One Planctomycetota bacterium genomic window carries:
- a CDS encoding 2-oxoacid:acceptor oxidoreductase family protein — MAKDLTEIRWHGRGGQGAKTAATMVAEVALEEGKYSQGFPEYGPERMGAPIRGYTRIASEPIRLHCPITAPDVVVILDATLIGADDLADGLKPDGAIIVNTPEPPAAIRKRLGVSHGKVYTVDATKIAIETIGRPIPNTPMIGALLRVSGFMKLETVFHDIEKKFLKKLGAAVVQGNITAVQRAYQEVQGE; from the coding sequence ATGGCAAAGGACCTCACCGAGATCCGCTGGCACGGCCGCGGCGGCCAGGGGGCCAAGACGGCGGCCACCATGGTTGCCGAGGTCGCCCTCGAAGAGGGCAAGTACTCGCAGGGATTCCCCGAGTACGGCCCCGAGCGCATGGGCGCGCCCATCCGCGGCTACACCCGCATCGCCTCCGAGCCGATCCGCCTCCACTGCCCGATCACCGCGCCCGACGTGGTGGTCATCCTCGACGCCACGCTCATCGGCGCCGACGACCTGGCCGACGGCCTGAAGCCCGACGGCGCCATCATCGTCAATACCCCCGAACCCCCCGCCGCTATCCGCAAGCGGCTCGGCGTCAGCCACGGCAAGGTGTACACCGTGGACGCCACCAAGATCGCCATCGAGACCATCGGCCGCCCCATCCCCAACACCCCGATGATCGGCGCCCTCCTTCGCGTCAGCGGCTTCATGAAGCTCGAGACCGTTTTCCACGACATCGAGAAGAAGTTCCTCAAGAAGCTCGGCGCCGCCGTCGTCCAGGGCAACATTACCGCCGTCCAGCGCGCCTACCAGGAGGTCCAAGGCGAATGA
- the porA gene encoding pyruvate ferredoxin oxidoreductase — translation MATIAEQTRVSLTGNDAAAEALRQANPDVVPAYPITPQTELMHKFADFHANGLVDSEMVLVESEHSAMSAAIGASAAGARVATATSSQGYALMVEVCYIAAAYRLPIVMPLVNRALSGPINIHCDHSDAMLARDTGWIQLWSENSQEAYDNTLMAFRIAEHPDVLTPTIVNLDGFIISHTGEVVDILKDEPARAFVGSYQPARSLLDTEHPYSVGALFLPDNYYEARRQQQAAIEGALPVIEAVSREYGALSGRSYGILEGYRLDDAELVLVGLGSTIGTSKVAVDALRETGVKAGLLKIRLYRPFPGPQIIQAIRHAKAVGVLDRAISYGLNGGPLFHEVRSAAYGRMTAPFASYVYGLGGRDIIADEIVGIFRDLEAVSKGADAAQARYIGVRE, via the coding sequence ATGGCCACCATCGCTGAGCAGACCCGCGTCTCGCTGACGGGCAATGACGCCGCCGCCGAGGCGCTGCGCCAGGCCAACCCCGACGTGGTCCCGGCCTACCCCATCACCCCGCAGACTGAGCTGATGCACAAGTTCGCCGACTTCCACGCCAACGGGCTCGTGGACAGCGAGATGGTGCTCGTGGAGAGCGAGCACAGCGCGATGAGCGCCGCCATCGGCGCCTCGGCCGCCGGCGCCCGCGTGGCCACCGCCACCAGCTCCCAGGGCTATGCCCTGATGGTGGAGGTGTGCTACATCGCCGCCGCCTACCGCCTGCCCATCGTCATGCCCCTCGTCAACCGCGCCCTGTCCGGCCCCATCAACATCCACTGCGACCATTCCGACGCCATGCTCGCCCGCGACACGGGCTGGATCCAGCTCTGGAGCGAAAACTCGCAGGAAGCCTACGACAACACCCTCATGGCCTTCCGCATCGCCGAGCACCCCGACGTGCTCACGCCCACCATCGTGAATCTCGACGGCTTCATCATCAGCCACACAGGCGAGGTGGTGGACATCCTGAAGGACGAGCCGGCCCGCGCCTTCGTGGGCAGTTACCAGCCCGCGCGCTCGCTGCTCGACACCGAGCACCCGTACTCCGTCGGCGCGCTCTTCCTGCCCGACAACTACTACGAGGCCCGTCGCCAGCAGCAGGCGGCCATCGAGGGCGCCCTGCCCGTCATCGAGGCCGTGAGCCGCGAATACGGCGCCCTCTCGGGCCGCTCCTACGGCATCCTCGAAGGCTATCGCCTCGACGACGCCGAGCTGGTCCTCGTCGGCCTCGGCTCCACCATCGGCACGTCGAAGGTGGCCGTGGACGCGCTCCGCGAGACAGGCGTGAAGGCCGGCCTCCTGAAGATCCGCCTCTACCGCCCCTTCCCCGGCCCGCAGATCATCCAGGCCATCCGCCACGCCAAGGCCGTGGGCGTGCTCGACCGCGCCATCTCCTACGGCCTCAACGGCGGCCCCCTCTTCCACGAGGTGCGCTCCGCCGCCTACGGCCGCATGACGGCCCCCTTCGCCAGCTACGTCTACGGCCTCGGCGGCCGCGACATCATCGCCGACGAAATCGTGGGCATCTTCCGCGACCTGGAGGCCGTCTCCAAAGGCGCCGATGCCGCCCAGGCGCGCTATATCGGAGTGAGGGAATGA
- a CDS encoding 4Fe-4S binding protein: protein MSTKSEPLTAKTMPIGSAIPEAGNAAQYRTGSWRTYRPVWDPAKCSHCLTCWILCPDSSIRAEQGKMKGIDYDHCKGCGICAHECPDKRKPLSMVLESEAGPKE from the coding sequence ATGAGCACCAAGAGCGAGCCCCTGACCGCGAAGACCATGCCCATCGGCAGCGCCATCCCCGAGGCCGGCAACGCCGCCCAGTATCGCACCGGCTCCTGGCGCACCTACCGTCCCGTGTGGGACCCCGCCAAGTGCAGCCACTGCCTCACCTGCTGGATCCTGTGCCCCGACTCCTCCATCCGCGCCGAGCAGGGCAAAATGAAGGGCATTGACTACGACCACTGCAAGGGCTGCGGCATCTGCGCCCACGAGTGCCCCGACAAGCGCAAGCCGCTCTCCATGGTCCTCGAGTCCGAGGCCGGCCCGAAAGAATAA
- a CDS encoding thiamine pyrophosphate-dependent enzyme, with translation MAIRLKDLTDCPELLSGGHRACAGCTAPSMIRQFLLAAGKDTVVGSATGCMEVVTTIYPYTAWRVPFIHNAFENSAATISGAEAAYNALKRRGRIPADKKINFIAMGGDGGTYDIGLQSLSGAMERGHRMLYICYDNHAYMNTGIQRSGATPKGAATSTAPAGKVHGGKEQNRKDLTAIMLGHNLPYLAQASPYNPRDLMAKVQRALEIDGPTFLNVLAPCHRGWRCKVEESMAMARLAVETCFFSLFEVDHGVWKINYKPKEKKPLVEWLKPQGRFAHLFKPGGERVIAELQAEVDRKWQELLDREAASQAKAAAAAQAS, from the coding sequence ATGGCCATCCGCCTCAAAGACCTCACCGACTGCCCCGAGCTGCTCTCGGGCGGCCACCGCGCGTGCGCCGGCTGCACCGCCCCCTCGATGATCCGCCAGTTCCTCCTCGCCGCCGGCAAGGACACCGTGGTCGGCTCCGCCACCGGCTGCATGGAGGTCGTCACCACCATCTACCCCTACACCGCCTGGCGCGTGCCCTTCATCCACAACGCCTTCGAGAACTCCGCCGCGACGATCAGCGGCGCCGAGGCCGCCTACAACGCCCTGAAGCGCCGCGGCCGCATCCCCGCCGACAAGAAGATCAACTTCATCGCCATGGGCGGCGATGGCGGCACCTACGACATCGGCCTCCAGTCGCTCTCCGGCGCCATGGAACGCGGCCACCGCATGCTCTACATCTGCTACGACAACCACGCCTACATGAACACCGGCATCCAGCGCTCGGGCGCCACGCCCAAGGGCGCCGCCACCTCCACCGCGCCCGCAGGCAAGGTCCACGGCGGCAAGGAGCAGAACCGCAAGGACCTCACGGCCATCATGCTCGGCCACAACCTGCCCTACCTCGCCCAGGCCAGCCCCTACAACCCCCGCGACCTCATGGCCAAAGTCCAGCGGGCACTGGAGATTGACGGGCCGACGTTCCTCAACGTCCTCGCCCCCTGCCATCGCGGCTGGCGCTGCAAGGTCGAGGAGTCCATGGCCATGGCCCGCCTGGCCGTCGAGACCTGCTTCTTCTCGCTCTTCGAGGTGGACCACGGCGTGTGGAAGATCAACTACAAGCCCAAAGAGAAGAAGCCGCTCGTCGAGTGGCTCAAGCCCCAGGGCCGCTTCGCCCACCTCTTCAAGCCCGGCGGCGAGAGGGTCATCGCCGAACTCCAGGCCGAGGTGGACCGCAAGTGGCAGGAACTCCTCGACCGCGAGGCCGCCAGTCAGGCCAAGGCGGCGGCTGCCGCCCAGGCGAGCTGA
- a CDS encoding serine/threonine-protein kinase has translation MALLDRLFGSHGENADPSVYGEHRATERIAVGRISTLYRGEHVRTREPVAIKVLSEYGDRVADKLTQKLKKPWEGERALALQHPNVVRTIACGREHGHYYIVMEYLAGGNAASLLQIKSPLVEGRKIEIMRQAARGLEYVHSRGIIHRDICLRNIMLAADGTAKLIDFGVAAHKNDRIRDTGRRTGRPAYMAPELIRHNHFDERTDIYAFGVALYELACGQKPYRTSDDPQEALTIVLNTPIPGPSTVRPSVSRPLEKIILQAIDPRPQARYQSVSYLLDDLSRVTDADL, from the coding sequence GTGGCGCTGCTCGATCGGCTTTTCGGCTCGCACGGCGAGAACGCCGACCCGTCGGTGTACGGCGAGCACCGCGCGACCGAGCGGATCGCGGTGGGGCGGATCTCGACGCTCTACCGCGGGGAGCACGTGCGGACGCGCGAGCCTGTGGCCATCAAGGTGCTCAGCGAGTACGGCGACCGCGTGGCCGACAAGCTGACGCAGAAGCTCAAGAAGCCCTGGGAGGGCGAGCGGGCGCTGGCGCTCCAGCACCCCAACGTGGTGCGCACCATCGCCTGCGGCAGGGAGCACGGGCACTATTACATTGTCATGGAGTACCTCGCGGGCGGCAATGCCGCCTCGCTGCTCCAGATCAAGTCGCCGCTGGTCGAGGGCCGGAAGATCGAGATCATGCGCCAGGCCGCCCGCGGCCTCGAGTACGTGCACAGCCGCGGCATCATCCACCGCGACATCTGCCTGCGAAACATCATGCTGGCGGCGGACGGCACGGCCAAGCTGATCGACTTCGGCGTGGCCGCGCACAAGAACGACCGGATCCGCGACACGGGGCGCCGCACGGGCCGGCCCGCCTACATGGCGCCCGAGCTGATCCGCCACAACCACTTCGACGAGCGGACCGACATCTATGCCTTCGGCGTGGCGCTCTACGAGCTGGCGTGCGGCCAGAAGCCGTACCGCACGAGCGACGACCCGCAAGAGGCGCTCACCATCGTGCTCAACACCCCCATCCCGGGGCCCAGCACGGTGCGGCCCTCGGTCAGCCGCCCGCTCGAGAAGATCATCCTCCAGGCCATTGACCCGCGCCCCCAGGCGCGGTACCAGTCGGTCTCGTACCTGCTGGACGACCTGTCGAGGGTGACCGACGCCGATCTGTGA
- a CDS encoding LemA family protein has protein sequence MDPAIIVAIVALALLLFVFGMYNRLVRARNHCTEAWHNIDTELKRRYDLIPNLVNCVKGYASYERALLEKITALRQECVANNGSPESQAASENKLVRALSALLVRVENYPNLKASQNYLQLQEELVNTEDRIQAARRFYNGNVRENNNLVEMFPTNLIASIGGFTRREFFEIADLRERSVPDASV, from the coding sequence ATGGACCCTGCAATCATCGTTGCCATCGTGGCCCTCGCGCTGCTGCTGTTCGTGTTCGGGATGTACAACCGCCTCGTGCGGGCGCGCAACCACTGCACCGAGGCGTGGCACAACATTGACACCGAGCTCAAACGCCGCTATGACCTGATCCCGAACCTCGTGAACTGCGTGAAAGGCTATGCGAGCTACGAACGCGCGCTGCTGGAGAAGATCACCGCCCTCCGCCAGGAGTGCGTGGCGAACAACGGCTCGCCCGAGAGCCAGGCGGCGAGCGAGAATAAGCTCGTCCGCGCCCTCTCTGCCCTGCTCGTGCGCGTCGAGAACTACCCGAACCTCAAGGCCAGCCAGAACTACCTCCAGCTCCAGGAGGAGCTGGTGAACACCGAGGACCGCATCCAGGCCGCCCGCCGCTTCTACAACGGCAATGTGCGCGAGAACAACAACCTCGTCGAGATGTTCCCCACCAACCTGATCGCCAGCATCGGCGGCTTCACCCGCCGCGAATTCTTCGAAATCGCCGACCTCCGCGAACGCAGCGTCCCCGACGCGTCGGTGTGA